The proteins below come from a single Kosakonia sp. SMBL-WEM22 genomic window:
- a CDS encoding biofilm formation regulator BssR, whose amino-acid sequence MTADELARRLVMKLMTARTDLAAYIQMRKAKGYMSVNENDRLREMFFALALEIRDKSERLQEIQDRDTRSAMYSAEEALSSAAVSLMSGRRDCANFISVNVDKLELSLNILDYSIQYLNEHSPLAEA is encoded by the coding sequence ATGACCGCTGATGAACTCGCTCGTCGTTTGGTAATGAAGTTGATGACTGCCAGAACAGACCTTGCGGCCTATATCCAGATGCGCAAAGCGAAAGGGTATATGTCGGTCAACGAAAACGATCGTCTGCGTGAGATGTTTTTTGCCCTGGCGCTGGAGATCCGCGATAAAAGCGAAAGATTGCAAGAGATACAGGATCGCGATACGCGCAGTGCTATGTACAGTGCCGAAGAGGCGCTCTCTTCCGCCGCCGTTTCACTGATGAGCGGGCGAAGAGATTGTGCCAACTTTATCTCGGTAAACGTCGATAAGCTGGAGCTTTCGCTCAATATCCTCGATTACAGCATTCAATACCTGAATGAGCACTCTCCGCTTGCTGAAGCCTGA
- a CDS encoding PQQ-dependent sugar dehydrogenase — protein MRHLPLSLLFLSTSVLAAPAAVNVDVLQTKLDHPWALAFLPDDGGMLITLRGGELRHWQAGKGLSDPISGVPKVWAQGQGGLLDVALAPDFASSRRVWLSYAEAGQDGKAGTAVGFGRLSADGKALEQFQTVFRQQPKLSTGNHFGGRLVFDGKGYLWIALGENNQRPTAQELDKLQGKLVRLTDQGKVPADNPFADKPGARPEIWSYGIRNPQGMAINPWSQALWLNEHGPRGGDEINVPEKGKNYGWPIATWGINYSGLKIPEAKGGIVEGTEQPIFYWKESPAVSGMTFYNADTFKLWKNKLFIGALKDKDVIVMSVDGNKVSEDGRILGDRNHRIRDVRVGPDGYLYVLTDESNGELWKVSPAS, from the coding sequence GTGCGCCATCTTCCTCTGTCATTACTTTTTCTCTCCACCTCTGTGCTTGCCGCCCCGGCTGCGGTGAATGTTGATGTCCTGCAAACGAAACTCGATCACCCCTGGGCGCTGGCCTTTTTACCCGATGACGGCGGAATGCTGATCACCCTGCGGGGCGGCGAGCTGCGCCATTGGCAGGCGGGCAAGGGGCTTTCCGATCCGATAAGCGGTGTGCCAAAAGTGTGGGCGCAGGGTCAAGGAGGTTTGCTTGATGTGGCGCTGGCACCCGATTTTGCCTCATCAAGACGCGTATGGCTGAGCTACGCCGAAGCGGGGCAGGATGGTAAAGCGGGAACCGCCGTCGGGTTTGGTCGCCTGAGCGCCGATGGTAAAGCGCTGGAGCAGTTCCAGACCGTTTTCCGCCAGCAGCCTAAGCTTTCAACCGGCAACCACTTTGGCGGTCGGTTAGTGTTTGATGGCAAAGGCTATTTGTGGATTGCGCTGGGTGAGAACAATCAGCGCCCGACGGCGCAAGAGCTGGATAAGTTGCAGGGCAAGCTGGTGCGGCTGACGGATCAGGGCAAGGTGCCGGCGGATAACCCGTTTGCAGACAAGCCGGGCGCGCGACCGGAGATCTGGTCTTATGGCATTCGTAACCCGCAGGGGATGGCGATCAACCCCTGGAGCCAGGCGCTGTGGCTAAATGAGCACGGCCCGCGCGGCGGGGATGAGATCAACGTGCCTGAAAAGGGTAAAAACTACGGCTGGCCGATTGCCACCTGGGGGATCAACTACAGCGGGTTGAAGATCCCGGAAGCGAAAGGCGGCATTGTCGAGGGGACCGAGCAGCCAATCTTCTACTGGAAGGAGTCTCCGGCGGTCAGCGGCATGACTTTTTACAATGCAGATACTTTTAAGCTATGGAAGAACAAGCTTTTTATCGGCGCGCTGAAGGATAAGGATGTGATTGTGATGAGCGTCGATGGCAACAAGGTGAGTGAAGATGGCCGCATTCTTGGCGATCGCAATCACCGTATCCGCGACGTGCGCGTTGGCCCGGATGGGTATTTGTATGTCTTAACAGACGAGAGCAACGGCGAGTTGTGGAAGGTGAGCCCGGCATCGTAA
- a CDS encoding glutathione S-transferase family protein, protein MITLWGRNNSTNVKKVRWLLDELELPYEHILAGREYGVNHDPEYLAMNPNGLVPLLRDDETGAVLWESNTIVRYLVAQYGQSRLWLESPAARAQGDKWMDWALSTLAPKHSPLLMNLVRTAAENRDHAVIASSKEALDNALQLLDDALAKTQWLSGEAFGCGDIAVGPFVYNLFNIPGLSWATHPHLQRWYAQLCERPAFRHNVMIPVT, encoded by the coding sequence ATGATCACGCTATGGGGACGGAATAATTCGACGAATGTCAAAAAAGTGCGCTGGCTGCTGGATGAACTGGAGCTGCCCTATGAGCATATTCTGGCGGGCCGGGAGTATGGCGTTAATCACGATCCTGAATACCTGGCGATGAACCCTAACGGGCTGGTGCCGCTGTTGCGCGACGACGAAACCGGTGCCGTGCTGTGGGAATCGAACACCATTGTGCGCTACCTGGTTGCACAGTATGGTCAAAGCCGGTTGTGGCTGGAGTCTCCTGCCGCACGGGCGCAGGGCGATAAGTGGATGGACTGGGCGCTGAGCACGCTGGCACCGAAACATAGCCCGCTGCTGATGAACCTGGTGCGAACGGCAGCAGAAAATCGCGATCATGCGGTGATTGCGTCGTCAAAAGAGGCGCTCGATAACGCGTTACAGCTGCTTGATGATGCGCTGGCAAAGACGCAGTGGCTCTCGGGCGAGGCATTTGGCTGTGGCGATATCGCCGTCGGCCCGTTTGTCTATAACCTGTTTAATATTCCCGGCCTGAGCTGGGCCACGCACCCGCATCTGCAGCGCTGGTACGCGCAGCTTTGTGAGCGCCCGGCGTTTCGCCATAACGTGATGATCCCGGTGACGTGA
- the dacC gene encoding serine-type D-Ala-D-Ala carboxypeptidase: MTQFSLSLRGLAAGSALLFLFSPSLYAVEQTPAAPPVDARAWILMDYASGKVLAEGNADEKLDPASLTKLMTSYVVGQALKAGKIHLTDTVTVGKDAWATGNPALRGSSLMFLKPGDQVSVADLNKGVIIQSGNDASIAIADYVAGSQDSFVSLMNSYAQKLGLTNTTFKTVHGLDAPGQFSTARDMALLGKALIHDVPDEYAIHKEKEFTFNKIRQPNRNRLLWSTSMNVDGMKTGTTEGAGYNLVASATQGDMRLISVVLGAKTDRIRFNESEKLLTWGFRFFETVTPVKPDATFVSQRVWFGDSSEAKLGAGEAGSITIPKGQFKNLKASFTLNQPELEAPLKKGQVVGTINFQLNDKTIEQRPLVVMEAVNEAGFFGRMWDFVLLKFHQWFGSWFS, translated from the coding sequence ATGACGCAGTTCTCTCTATCCCTTCGCGGCCTGGCAGCAGGATCCGCGCTGTTGTTTCTCTTCTCCCCTTCGTTATATGCAGTGGAACAAACCCCTGCCGCACCCCCGGTTGATGCCCGGGCGTGGATCCTGATGGATTACGCCAGCGGCAAAGTGCTGGCGGAGGGCAACGCCGACGAAAAACTCGACCCTGCCAGCCTGACCAAACTGATGACCAGCTATGTGGTCGGCCAGGCGCTGAAAGCGGGGAAAATCCACCTGACCGATACCGTCACCGTCGGCAAAGATGCGTGGGCGACCGGCAACCCGGCGCTGCGCGGCTCGTCACTGATGTTTCTCAAACCTGGCGATCAGGTATCAGTGGCAGATCTGAATAAAGGGGTCATTATTCAGTCCGGCAATGATGCCAGCATCGCCATCGCCGATTATGTCGCAGGGAGCCAGGACTCCTTTGTCAGCCTGATGAACAGCTATGCGCAAAAGCTCGGCCTGACCAATACCACCTTCAAAACCGTCCACGGTCTTGATGCGCCGGGGCAGTTCAGCACTGCGCGCGATATGGCGCTGCTCGGCAAAGCGTTAATCCACGACGTGCCGGACGAGTACGCGATCCATAAAGAGAAAGAGTTCACCTTCAATAAGATCCGCCAGCCCAACCGTAACCGGCTGCTGTGGAGCACCAGCATGAACGTGGATGGCATGAAAACCGGTACCACCGAGGGGGCAGGCTACAACCTCGTCGCCTCGGCAACCCAGGGTGATATGCGCCTCATCTCCGTGGTGCTGGGAGCGAAAACCGATCGCATCCGCTTTAACGAGTCAGAGAAACTGCTCACCTGGGGTTTCCGCTTTTTCGAAACGGTCACACCAGTGAAACCTGACGCCACGTTTGTCAGCCAGCGCGTCTGGTTTGGCGACAGCAGTGAAGCGAAGCTTGGCGCAGGCGAGGCGGGATCGATCACCATTCCCAAAGGGCAGTTTAAAAACCTGAAAGCGAGCTTCACCCTCAATCAGCCGGAGCTTGAAGCACCGCTGAAGAAGGGCCAGGTGGTGGGCACCATCAACTTCCAGCTCAATGACAAAACCATTGAGCAGCGCCCGCTGGTGGTGATGGAAGCAGTGAATGAAGCGGGCTTCTTTGGCCGGATGTGGGATTTTGTCCTGCTGAAGTTCCACCAGTGGTTTGGTAGCTGGTTCTCATAA
- the deoR gene encoding DNA-binding transcriptional repressor DeoR, with the protein METRRDERINQLLAALKRSDKLHLKEAAGLLGVSEMTIRRDLSANSAPVVLLGGYIVLEPRSASHYLLSDQKNRLVEEKRRAAKLAAALLQPHQMAFFDCGTTTPWIIDALPQELPFTAVCYSLNTFLALQEKPLCRAILSGGEFHASNAIFKPLNFNETLSNLRPDIAFYSAAGVHTEQGATCFNLEELPVKHWAMNSAQRHVLVVDHSKFGKVRPACMGALNRFDVIVSDRRPDDGLVSAAKKEQITLLY; encoded by the coding sequence ATGGAAACAAGACGTGACGAGCGGATCAACCAGCTGCTGGCAGCGCTCAAGCGCAGCGACAAGCTCCATCTGAAAGAGGCAGCCGGCCTGCTGGGCGTTTCTGAAATGACCATTCGTCGCGACCTCAGCGCCAACAGCGCTCCGGTGGTGCTGCTCGGCGGCTATATTGTGCTCGAACCGCGCTCCGCCAGCCACTATCTATTAAGCGATCAGAAAAACCGCCTCGTCGAAGAGAAGCGCCGCGCGGCAAAGCTCGCCGCCGCCCTTCTGCAACCGCACCAGATGGCCTTTTTTGACTGCGGCACCACCACGCCGTGGATCATCGACGCACTGCCTCAGGAGCTGCCCTTCACCGCCGTCTGCTACTCGCTGAACACCTTTCTGGCACTGCAAGAAAAACCGCTGTGCCGCGCCATTCTCAGCGGTGGCGAATTTCACGCCAGCAATGCCATTTTTAAGCCGCTGAACTTCAATGAAACCCTGAGCAACCTGCGCCCGGACATCGCTTTCTACTCTGCGGCGGGCGTACACACGGAGCAGGGCGCGACCTGCTTTAACCTTGAAGAGCTGCCGGTAAAGCACTGGGCAATGAACAGCGCCCAGCGCCATGTGCTGGTGGTCGATCACAGCAAATTTGGCAAAGTGCGCCCTGCCTGCATGGGCGCGTTAAACCGTTTCGATGTGATTGTCAGCGACCGCCGGCCGGATGATGGCCTGGTCAGCGCGGCGAAAAAAGAGCAGATCACCCTTCTCTACTGA
- the ybjG gene encoding undecaprenyl-diphosphate phosphatase: MLESLNHTLFYWINATPDSPAWLLTVAHFVAKDLINIVPLLAVGLWLWGPRSQVSAQRQLVIKVALAIVVSLSLSWILGHTFPHDRPFVDHVGYNFLPHAADDSFPSDHGTVIFTFAVAFFAWHRFWSGAALMVTALAIAWSRVYLGVHWPLDMLGGLLVGICGCLGAQILWQAFGEKIYHTAQQIYRLCFAFPIRRGWMRD; the protein is encoded by the coding sequence ATGTTAGAGAGCCTGAATCACACCCTGTTTTACTGGATCAACGCCACGCCCGACTCGCCGGCCTGGCTCCTGACCGTTGCCCACTTTGTTGCCAAAGATCTGATCAATATCGTGCCGCTGCTGGCGGTTGGGCTGTGGCTATGGGGGCCGCGCAGCCAGGTCAGCGCCCAGCGTCAACTGGTGATCAAAGTGGCACTGGCGATCGTCGTCAGCCTCTCGCTTTCATGGATTTTAGGCCATACCTTTCCGCACGACAGACCTTTTGTCGATCATGTCGGCTATAACTTCCTGCCGCACGCGGCGGATGACTCCTTCCCAAGCGACCACGGTACGGTGATCTTCACCTTTGCCGTCGCGTTTTTTGCCTGGCACCGTTTCTGGTCCGGCGCGGCCCTGATGGTGACGGCGCTGGCCATCGCCTGGTCACGCGTTTATCTCGGCGTCCACTGGCCGCTGGATATGCTCGGTGGCTTGCTGGTTGGCATCTGCGGCTGCCTGGGCGCGCAAATTCTGTGGCAGGCCTTCGGTGAGAAGATTTATCACACCGCGCAGCAGATCTATCGTCTCTGTTTTGCCTTCCCGATCCGTCGCGGCTGGATGCGTGACTAA
- a CDS encoding MFS transporter, producing the protein MQNHTLSGQRLGRRALLFPLCLVLYEFSTYIGNDMIQPGMLTVVEQYNAGIEWVPTSMTAYLAGGMFLQWLLGPLSDRIGRRPVMLAGVVWFIVTCLATLLAQNIEQFTLLRFLQGISLCFIGAVGYAAIQESFEEAVCIKITALMANVALIAPLLGPLVGAAWVHAAPWEGMFVLFALLAAFSFFGLQRAMPETATRLGEKLSFSTLWRDYAEVLKNVRFVAGALAIGFVSLPLLAWIAQSPIIIISGEQLSSYEYGLLQVPIFGALIVGNLVLARLTSRRTVRALIILGGWPIVAGLLLAAFATVSSSHAYLWMTAGLSVYAFGIGLANAGLVRLTLFASEMSKGTVSAAMGMLQMFIFTVGIELSKHAWLIGGNGLFSLFNLLNGIIWLGLMVVFLRDKRMGNSLEG; encoded by the coding sequence ATGCAAAACCATACCCTTTCCGGCCAACGTCTGGGACGACGGGCGCTGTTATTCCCTCTCTGTCTGGTGCTTTACGAATTCTCCACCTATATCGGCAACGATATGATCCAGCCCGGTATGCTAACGGTGGTCGAGCAATATAACGCGGGCATTGAGTGGGTTCCGACTTCGATGACCGCCTACCTGGCGGGCGGCATGTTCTTACAGTGGCTGTTAGGGCCGCTCTCCGACCGCATCGGCCGTCGCCCGGTGATGCTGGCCGGCGTGGTGTGGTTTATTGTCACCTGCCTGGCGACCCTGCTGGCGCAGAACATTGAGCAGTTCACACTGTTGCGCTTTTTACAGGGTATTAGCCTCTGCTTTATTGGCGCCGTGGGGTACGCGGCGATTCAGGAGTCCTTTGAGGAGGCGGTCTGTATCAAGATAACCGCTCTGATGGCGAACGTCGCACTGATCGCCCCCCTGCTTGGCCCGCTGGTGGGGGCGGCGTGGGTGCATGCCGCCCCGTGGGAAGGGATGTTCGTTCTCTTTGCGCTGCTGGCGGCCTTCTCCTTCTTCGGGCTACAGCGGGCGATGCCGGAGACCGCCACCCGTCTTGGCGAGAAGCTCTCATTTTCAACTCTGTGGCGCGATTACGCCGAGGTGCTGAAGAACGTGCGCTTTGTCGCAGGTGCGCTGGCGATAGGCTTTGTCAGCCTGCCGCTGCTGGCGTGGATTGCCCAGTCGCCGATTATTATCATCAGCGGCGAGCAGCTCAGCAGCTATGAGTACGGTTTGTTGCAGGTGCCGATTTTCGGCGCGCTGATTGTCGGCAACCTGGTGCTGGCGCGGCTGACCTCGCGGCGTACCGTGCGCGCACTGATCATTCTTGGCGGCTGGCCAATCGTTGCTGGCCTGCTGCTGGCGGCATTTGCCACCGTTTCCTCTTCTCATGCCTATTTGTGGATGACGGCCGGGTTGAGCGTTTACGCCTTCGGGATTGGCCTTGCCAACGCCGGGCTGGTGCGCCTGACGCTGTTCGCCAGCGAGATGAGTAAGGGCACGGTATCGGCGGCGATGGGTATGCTGCAGATGTTTATCTTTACCGTCGGCATTGAGCTGAGCAAGCATGCTTGGCTGATCGGCGGCAACGGGCTCTTTAGCCTGTTTAACTTGCTGAACGGCATTATCTGGCTGGGGCTGATGGTGGTGTTTCTGCGCGATAAGCGCATGGGAAACTCGCTGGAAGGTTAA
- a CDS encoding MFS transporter: MTENASRKALRHRLWALFTFFFLPGLLMASWASRTPAIRDVLSVSTAEMGAVLFGLSVGSMSGILSSAWLVKRFGARKVIRASMSFSVLGMVILSIALWFASPLLFAVGLACFGGSLGAGEVAMNIEGAVVEQEMNKTVLPMMHGFYSLGTLVGAGVGMSLTALGISANLHILLAALVAIVPIILAISAVPEGTGQNSAEEHANRQKGMPFWRDTQLLLIGVVVLAMAFAEGSANDWLPLLMVDGHGFSPTSGSLIYTGFTLGMTTGRFCGGWFIDRYSRVAVVRASAIMGALGIGLIIFVDSAWVAGFSVILWGLGASLGFPLTISAASDTGPDAATRVSVVATTGYLAFLVGPPLLGFLGEHYGLRSAMLVVLGLVLIAALVARAVAKPEPQAEAEPG, translated from the coding sequence ATGACTGAAAACGCCTCCCGAAAAGCCCTGCGCCATCGCTTATGGGCGCTGTTCACCTTCTTTTTTCTCCCCGGATTATTAATGGCCTCATGGGCGTCGCGCACGCCGGCGATCCGCGATGTGCTCTCGGTCTCGACGGCTGAAATGGGCGCGGTGCTGTTTGGTCTGTCGGTCGGGTCGATGAGCGGCATTCTCTCTTCGGCATGGCTGGTGAAGCGATTCGGGGCGCGCAAAGTGATCCGCGCCAGCATGTCCTTCTCGGTGCTCGGGATGGTGATTTTAAGTATCGCCCTGTGGTTCGCCTCGCCGCTGCTCTTTGCCGTCGGTCTGGCCTGCTTTGGCGGCAGCCTGGGCGCGGGCGAAGTGGCGATGAATATCGAAGGCGCGGTGGTTGAGCAGGAGATGAACAAAACCGTGCTGCCGATGATGCACGGCTTTTACAGCCTGGGCACACTGGTTGGCGCAGGGGTCGGGATGTCGTTAACCGCGCTGGGCATCAGCGCAAACCTGCACATTCTGCTGGCGGCGCTGGTGGCGATTGTGCCGATTATTCTGGCGATCTCCGCCGTACCGGAGGGGACCGGGCAGAACAGCGCCGAAGAACACGCGAATCGTCAAAAAGGGATGCCCTTCTGGCGCGATACGCAGCTGCTGTTAATTGGCGTGGTGGTGCTGGCGATGGCGTTTGCTGAAGGCTCGGCCAATGACTGGCTGCCGCTGCTGATGGTAGATGGTCACGGCTTCAGCCCCACTTCCGGCTCGCTGATCTACACCGGTTTTACCCTTGGCATGACCACCGGGCGCTTCTGCGGCGGCTGGTTTATTGACCGTTACAGCCGCGTCGCCGTGGTGCGCGCCAGCGCGATAATGGGCGCACTGGGCATCGGCCTGATTATTTTTGTCGACAGCGCCTGGGTGGCGGGTTTCTCGGTCATTTTGTGGGGATTAGGCGCGTCGCTTGGCTTTCCACTCACCATCTCGGCGGCCAGCGATACCGGACCAGATGCCGCAACGCGCGTCAGCGTGGTAGCAACAACCGGTTATCTCGCCTTCCTCGTTGGCCCGCCGCTGCTCGGCTTCCTCGGCGAACACTATGGCCTACGCAGCGCGATGCTGGTGGTGCTTGGTCTGGTGCTGATTGCCGCGCTGGTGGCGCGTGCGGTGGCAAAACCGGAACCGCAAGCCGAGGCGGAACCCGGCTAA
- a CDS encoding aspartate:alanine antiporter, giving the protein MNINVADLLNGNYILLLFVVLALGLCLGKLRLGSIQLGNSIGVLVVSLLLGQQHFSINTDALNLGFMLFIFCVGVEAGPNFFSIFFRDGKNYLMLALVLVGSALLIALGLGKLFGWDIGLTAGMLAGSMTSTPVLVGAGDTLRHSGMESSQLARALDNLSLGYALTYLIGLVSLIFGARYLPKLQHQDLQTSAQQIARERGLDTDAHRKVYLPVIRAYRVGPELVAWADGKNLRELGIYRQTGCYIERIRRNGILANPDGDAVLQMGDEISLVGYPDAHARLDPSFRNGKEVFDRDLLDMRIVTEEVVVKNHNVVGRRLAQLKLTDHGCFLNRVIRSQIEMPIDDNIVLNKGDVLQVSGDARRVKTIADRIGFISIHSQVTDLLAFCAFFIVGLMIGMITFQFSSFSFGVGNAAGLLFAGIMLGFLRANHPTFGYIPQGALMMVKEFGLMVFMAGVGLSAGSGIGNGLGAVGGQMLVAGLLVSLVPVLICFLFGAYVLKMNRALLFGAMMGARTCAPAMEIISDAARSNIPALGYAGTYAIANVLLTLAGTLIIIIWPGLG; this is encoded by the coding sequence GTGAATATAAACGTCGCAGATTTGTTAAATGGGAATTACATACTGTTATTGTTTGTAGTTCTGGCGCTTGGGCTTTGCCTTGGAAAATTACGACTGGGATCTATCCAACTGGGTAATTCCATTGGCGTTTTAGTCGTTTCACTATTATTAGGCCAGCAACATTTCAGCATTAACACCGATGCCCTGAACCTCGGCTTTATGCTGTTTATTTTCTGCGTTGGCGTTGAAGCCGGACCTAACTTTTTCTCAATTTTTTTTCGTGACGGTAAGAATTACCTGATGCTGGCGCTGGTATTAGTCGGCAGCGCGCTGTTAATTGCGCTCGGCCTCGGCAAACTCTTTGGCTGGGATATCGGCTTGACCGCCGGCATGCTCGCCGGGTCGATGACCTCCACGCCGGTACTGGTCGGCGCGGGCGATACGTTGCGCCACTCCGGCATGGAGAGCAGTCAGCTTGCCCGCGCGCTGGACAACCTCAGCCTCGGCTATGCCTTAACTTATCTGATTGGCCTGGTGAGCCTGATCTTTGGCGCACGCTACTTACCGAAGCTGCAGCATCAAGATTTGCAAACCAGCGCCCAGCAGATCGCCCGCGAGCGCGGGCTGGATACCGATGCTCACCGCAAAGTCTACCTGCCGGTGATCCGCGCCTACCGCGTCGGGCCGGAGCTGGTGGCCTGGGCGGATGGTAAAAATCTGCGCGAGCTGGGGATCTATCGCCAGACCGGCTGCTACATCGAGCGAATTCGCCGCAACGGTATTCTCGCCAACCCCGACGGAGACGCGGTATTACAGATGGGTGATGAGATCTCGCTTGTCGGCTACCCGGATGCCCATGCGCGCCTCGACCCGAGCTTCCGCAACGGGAAAGAGGTGTTTGACCGCGACCTGCTGGATATGCGCATCGTCACCGAAGAGGTGGTAGTGAAAAACCACAATGTGGTCGGCCGCCGCCTGGCGCAATTGAAGCTGACCGATCATGGCTGCTTCCTCAACCGCGTGATCCGTAGCCAGATTGAGATGCCCATCGACGACAATATCGTGCTCAACAAAGGGGACGTCTTGCAGGTGAGCGGCGATGCGCGGCGCGTGAAAACCATCGCTGACCGCATCGGTTTTATCTCCATTCACAGCCAGGTGACCGACCTGCTCGCCTTCTGCGCCTTCTTTATTGTCGGCCTGATGATCGGCATGATCACCTTCCAGTTTAGCTCCTTCAGCTTCGGCGTCGGTAACGCCGCCGGTCTGCTCTTCGCTGGCATTATGCTCGGCTTCCTGCGCGCGAACCACCCGACGTTTGGTTACATTCCGCAGGGCGCGCTGATGATGGTGAAAGAGTTCGGCCTGATGGTATTTATGGCCGGGGTCGGTTTAAGCGCCGGGAGCGGCATCGGTAACGGGCTGGGTGCCGTAGGCGGACAGATGCTGGTCGCCGGATTGCTCGTCAGCCTCGTGCCGGTGCTGATTTGCTTCCTGTTTGGTGCCTATGTGCTGAAAATGAACCGCGCCCTGCTCTTCGGCGCGATGATGGGCGCGCGCACCTGCGCACCGGCAATGGAGATCATCAGCGATGCCGCGCGCAGCAATATACCCGCGCTGGGCTACGCGGGTACCTACGCCATCGCCAACGTGCTGCTTACCCTCGCCGGGACATTGATCATCATTATCTGGCCGGGGCTCGGATAA
- the ybjM gene encoding inner membrane protein YbjM codes for MKNRRSWFGVICCGLLFIAICLSLVMNMQGKLPAPGDPATGLLLFTLPGILGGLVSRRRRAIVPLVGALIAAPLCYILIHILFTPVRTFWQEVAWLFSAMFWCALGGLGCDFVHRIARARRRI; via the coding sequence TTGAAGAACAGGCGTAGTTGGTTCGGCGTTATCTGCTGCGGTCTCCTTTTTATCGCAATTTGTCTCTCTCTGGTGATGAACATGCAGGGTAAATTGCCCGCGCCTGGCGATCCGGCAACCGGTTTGCTGCTCTTTACTCTGCCCGGTATCCTGGGCGGCCTCGTCTCTCGTCGTCGTCGCGCCATTGTGCCGCTGGTGGGCGCGCTGATCGCAGCACCCCTTTGTTATATTTTGATTCATATTTTATTTACCCCAGTACGCACCTTCTGGCAGGAGGTGGCCTGGCTCTTCAGCGCCATGTTCTGGTGCGCGCTCGGTGGCCTCGGCTGCGATTTCGTTCACCGAATTGCGCGTGCGCGCAGGCGCATCTGA
- the nfsA gene encoding oxygen-insensitive NADPH nitroreductase, giving the protein MTPTIELLCAHRSIRHFTDEPITDAQREAIIASAQAASTSSFLQCSSIIRITDPAMREQLVTLAGGQPHIAQAAEFWIFCADFHRNFEICPEAKPGLAEQLLLGVVDTAIMGQNAFTAAESLGLGGVYIGGIRNNIDAVGELLRIPQQVLPLFGLCLGWPADNPDIKPRMPAAMLVHENHYQPLDKEKLAEYDAELEHYYMTRDSNKRRDNWSDHIRRTIIKESRPFILDYLHKQGWATR; this is encoded by the coding sequence ATGACACCTACTATTGAATTGCTGTGCGCCCATCGTTCCATTCGCCACTTTACCGATGAGCCTATTACGGACGCACAGCGCGAGGCGATTATCGCCAGCGCACAGGCGGCATCGACCTCCAGCTTTTTGCAGTGCAGCTCCATTATCCGTATTACCGATCCCGCTATGCGCGAACAACTTGTGACATTAGCTGGCGGACAGCCGCATATCGCCCAGGCGGCCGAGTTCTGGATCTTCTGCGCCGATTTTCACCGCAACTTTGAGATCTGCCCGGAAGCGAAACCGGGTCTGGCAGAGCAACTGCTGCTCGGCGTCGTTGATACGGCAATCATGGGGCAAAACGCCTTTACCGCGGCGGAGTCGCTGGGGCTGGGCGGCGTCTATATTGGCGGCATCCGTAACAATATCGACGCGGTCGGGGAACTGCTGCGTATTCCGCAGCAGGTGCTGCCGCTGTTTGGCCTCTGCCTCGGCTGGCCTGCCGATAATCCGGATATCAAACCGCGTATGCCGGCTGCGATGCTGGTGCATGAAAACCACTACCAGCCGCTGGATAAAGAGAAGCTGGCGGAGTATGACGCGGAGCTGGAGCACTACTATATGACGCGCGACAGCAATAAACGCCGCGATAACTGGAGCGATCATATCCGTCGCACCATTATTAAAGAGAGCCGTCCGTTTATTCTCGACTATTTGCATAAACAGGGCTGGGCAACGCGCTAA